From the genome of Lentisphaerota bacterium, one region includes:
- a CDS encoding saccharopine dehydrogenase family protein has product MPKVLIIGAGGVGAVVAHKCTQVPEVFGEITLASRTRSKCDAIARQLPVKVRTAQVDADNVPQTVALLRDAKPDLVINVALPYQDLHIMDACLEAGVNYLDTANYEPPDVAKFEYRWQWDYQERFAKAGLMALLGSGFDPGVTSVFCTHILKHHLDTAAEIDIIDCNAGSHGQPFATNFNPEINIREVSAKGRYYHDGRWVETDPLAQKQPFTMPEALGSLNVYLMYHEELESLARHIPGLKRARFWMSFSENYLKHLEVLKNVGMTRIDPVTFNGQQIVPLQFLKALLPDPASLGPLTRGKTCIGCQVRGTKDGRPKTVFVYNICDHEACYREVCSQAISYTTGVPAMIGAKMMLTGVWSGKGVFNMEQFDPDPFMAALNTHGLPWKVIEHAVFTG; this is encoded by the coding sequence ATGCCCAAGGTCTTGATCATCGGCGCCGGCGGAGTCGGCGCGGTCGTCGCCCACAAATGCACGCAGGTCCCGGAAGTGTTCGGCGAGATCACGCTCGCCTCGCGAACCAGATCCAAGTGCGATGCCATCGCGCGCCAGCTTCCCGTCAAGGTCCGCACGGCCCAGGTGGACGCCGATAACGTTCCGCAGACCGTCGCTCTGTTGCGTGACGCCAAGCCCGACCTCGTCATCAACGTCGCCCTCCCCTACCAGGACCTTCACATCATGGACGCCTGCCTCGAAGCGGGCGTCAACTACCTCGACACCGCCAATTACGAGCCGCCGGATGTCGCCAAGTTCGAGTACCGCTGGCAATGGGATTACCAGGAGCGGTTTGCCAAGGCCGGCCTCATGGCCCTGCTCGGCTCGGGCTTCGACCCCGGAGTGACCTCGGTCTTCTGTACCCACATCCTCAAGCACCACTTGGACACGGCCGCTGAGATCGACATCATTGACTGCAACGCCGGCAGCCACGGCCAGCCCTTTGCCACCAATTTCAACCCCGAGATCAACATCCGCGAAGTCTCGGCCAAGGGACGCTATTATCACGACGGCCGATGGGTCGAGACCGATCCGCTCGCCCAGAAGCAGCCCTTCACCATGCCCGAAGCTCTCGGGTCGCTGAACGTCTACCTCATGTATCACGAGGAACTGGAGTCGCTCGCGCGCCACATCCCCGGCCTGAAGCGCGCGCGGTTCTGGATGAGCTTCTCGGAGAATTACCTCAAGCACTTGGAGGTTCTGAAAAACGTCGGCATGACCCGCATCGACCCGGTGACCTTCAACGGGCAGCAGATCGTGCCGCTCCAGTTCCTGAAGGCGCTTCTGCCCGACCCCGCGTCGCTTGGCCCGCTGACCCGCGGCAAGACTTGCATCGGCTGCCAGGTGCGCGGCACGAAAGACGGCCGGCCCAAGACGGTCTTCGTCTACAACATCTGTGACCACGAGGCCTGCTATCGGGAGGTCTGCTCGCAAGCCATCTCCTACACTACCGGCGTGCCAGCGATGATCGGCGCCAAGATGATGCTCACCGGCGTGTGGTCGGGCAAGGGCGTGTTCAATATGGAGCAGTTCGACCCCGATCCCTTCATGGCCGCCCTCAACACCCATGGCCTGCCCTGGAAGGTGATTGAACACGCCGTCTTCACGGGCTGA